The following DNA comes from Croceicoccus sp. YJ47.
TGTCCAGCCAGGCCATCGAATTGGGCCTGCCATTGTCGAGCCCCGCCCGCGATGCCGCCGCCTCCAGCGGAAAGCTCATCATGATGTCGGCGCCGGTCATCTCGTCCCCTGCGAACCAGGGCGATTTGCCCAGCTCGTCCTCGATAAAGTCGAGATGCACGTCGATCATCGGCTGCAGCCGCTTCATCGCGATCTTGCCCATGATCGGGATCTTCGACACCACCAGTTTCAGGAGCAGCGGCGGCATCGCCGACCCCTCGGCGTAATGCATCCAGAACCGGTATCGCAGGCGCTGATCCTCATCCGCGGGGGCACCCATCCGCCCATCCGCCTTTTCGATCAGATATTCGACGATCGCGCCGGTTTCGGCGATCGTGCGGCCATTGTCCGAATCGGTGATGACCGGCGATTTGCCGAGCGGATGCACTTTCTTGAGCGCACGCGGGGCGAGCATCGTCTTCGGATCGCGCTCGTATCGCGCGATGTCATAGGCAAGGCCCAGCTCCTCCAATATCCAGAGGATGCGTTGCGAACGCGAGTTTTCGAGATGGTGCACGGTAATCATCGGCTTTTCCCCTTTGCGGCCATTTCCGGGCCTTTGCGCATGGCGTAACCGGTTTGGCGCCGTGCGTCACCCGCAATTGACGTATGCGTGAGGGGCCGGGTGCATGGGCAGCGCGTGCATCGCCCGCCAAACCGCGCACGAAAAAGGGCGACCTCTTGCGCGGCCGCCCTTTCCCTTGGTGATCCGGTGAAGGATCGATTCGTAAGCGTAAGGCTTACTTCAGCTCGACGGTGCCGCCGGCTTCCTCGATCTTCTTCTTGATCTCTTCGGCTTCCGCCTTGTTCACGCCTTCCTTGATGGGCTTGGGCGCGCCTTCGACGAGACCCTTGGCATCCGCGAGGCCCAGGCCGGTGATGGCGCGGACTTCCTTGATGACCTGGATCTTCTTGCCGCCGTCGCCGGTCAGGATGACGTCGAATTCGTCCTTCTCTTCGGCGGCGGGGGCATCGCCGCCCGCGGCGGGGCCGGCAACCGCAACGGCGGCAGCGGCGGAAACGCCCCATGCGTCTTCAAGAGCGGTCGCCAGTTCGGCGGCTTCGAGGACGGTCAGCTTCGACAGTTCGTCGACGAGGTTCTGGATATCGGCCATTTCAAATCACTCCAATTTTCATCTGTCGCCGGGCCGGGGCCGCGGCGCATTATACGGTTTCGAAAACGTCTTACGCGGCGTCCTTGGCGGCATAGGCGCCGAACACACGGGCGAGCTTCGCTGCCGGCGCATTGGCCAGCTGGGCGATCTTCGTCGCCGGCGCATTGACCAGCCCGACAAGCTTTGCACGCAGTTCGTCGAGGCTCGGCATCGAGGCCAGCGACCTCACGCCTGCTTCGTCGAGAACCTGCGAACCCATCGAACCGCCGACGATTTCCAACTTGTCGTTGGTCTTGGCGAATTCGACGGCGACCTTTGCCGCCGCAACCGGATCGACCGAGGTCGCCAGCGCGGTGGGGCCGGTCAGGTAATCGGCGATACCGGTATAATCGGTATCCTCGATGGCCCGCTTGGCAAGACGGTTCTTCGCCACCTGATAGGTTGCGCCGGCTTCGCGCATCTTCTGCCGCAGGTCGGTCGACTGTGCGACCGTGAGGCCGAGATTGCGGGTGACGACCACCACGCCCACCTCGTTGAAGGTTGCGTTGAGCTGCGCGACCGCATCGGTTTTTTGCGAACGATCCATGCTTACTCCTTCACAATGGCCGCGACCGGGCAAACCCGAATACGCGACCGGCTACGTTTGTCCGCATCGCCGAAACGACGCGGGCGAGTCCGTTGAGGGGGGAAGGAGCGCGCCGGAGCGCGAAATGGCGCTTTCGAAAAGGAAAGGCCGAAAGAAACTCTTTTCCCCGTCTAGGCCGGAAATTAAGAGGGGAACCCTCACCAGCTGTCTCGGACGGATGAACGGCGCCACCCGGGTTGCGGGCGCGTCGCTCTGCCGCCGCCCTCTAACGATCCGGCGGCCGATGTCAAGCCGTATGCGCACGGCCATCGAGCGGGCCGGGCCGGATCGCCACGACATAGACCACCGCCGCCAGCACCGGCGTCAACCAGCCCACGATCAGCGCATCGGCGATCAGCAACGCCCATTTGCCGAACGATCCGGCAATGAGCGCCGCCCCGATCCCCAGCGCATAATGCACCCCCAGCAGCGGCAGGATCGCCAGCATCGAAAACCCGACGGCGAACACGAAATGCGGGAGCATCGTGCGGATCGAGGCCACCGGCGCAATCCAGATGCCGAGCGGCGCACCCGCGACGAATCGCGAGGCCAGCGGCGCGAAGATCAGTGAAAAGACGAAGAAACCGGTCCCCACCGGCGTATCGGCGGTGAACACGAACAATCCCAGCGCGGCCAAAAGCATCTGCAGGCTGAGGACGGCGGCAAACAGGCAGATGGCGCGCGGCTCCAGCGTGCGGGCCGCTCGTGCATCGCGCCCGCCGGACACAAAACGGATGACCCAATAGGTCGAGAGGTTGAGCGCGAACACTTTCAAGAAGGCGAGGCCGACCGGCAGGGCATCGTCCTCCATCGTGCGGAAACGCGCCATGCTGTCATACAGGCCGCCCTGCATTTCGGCGGCATGCTGAACCATTTCCGCCGCGACGGGGATCAGGGCGAGCAACGGGCAGGCGGCGACGAACGCGAGGC
Coding sequences within:
- a CDS encoding glutathione S-transferase family protein, which produces MITVHHLENSRSQRILWILEELGLAYDIARYERDPKTMLAPRALKKVHPLGKSPVITDSDNGRTIAETGAIVEYLIEKADGRMGAPADEDQRLRYRFWMHYAEGSAMPPLLLKLVVSKIPIMGKIAMKRLQPMIDVHLDFIEDELGKSPWFAGDEMTGADIMMSFPLEAAASRAGLDNGRPNSMAWLDKVHARPAFRTALQKGGPYAYA
- the rplL gene encoding 50S ribosomal protein L7/L12, with the translated sequence MADIQNLVDELSKLTVLEAAELATALEDAWGVSAAAAVAVAGPAAGGDAPAAEEKDEFDVILTGDGGKKIQVIKEVRAITGLGLADAKGLVEGAPKPIKEGVNKAEAEEIKKKIEEAGGTVELK
- the rplJ gene encoding 50S ribosomal protein L10, which encodes MDRSQKTDAVAQLNATFNEVGVVVVTRNLGLTVAQSTDLRQKMREAGATYQVAKNRLAKRAIEDTDYTGIADYLTGPTALATSVDPVAAAKVAVEFAKTNDKLEIVGGSMGSQVLDEAGVRSLASMPSLDELRAKLVGLVNAPATKIAQLANAPAAKLARVFGAYAAKDAA